One genomic window of Terriglobales bacterium includes the following:
- a CDS encoding DUF1003 domain-containing protein, which translates to MSADVTLLSEIPIFALLDPEERTTLGGLLDERHFDKGETIFSFGDPGDALFIVRQGAVQVYSEDTEGSKIILGENQAGDVFGEISLFDGGPRTATAVAVEETDCFTLDRENLLDLVTHHPHAALDLLTVMGRRLRTTDELLRTHVTRNLNVEEEERLTLGERIADRVATFGGSWTFIITFAGVLVAWVVTNTVLLALHPFDPYPYILLNLFLSMLAALQAPVIMMSQNRQAAKDRLKADLDYEVNLKAELEVAQLHNKIDRVYEQMQAGFARLEKQRGATQGGMPTDNGRRPTVS; encoded by the coding sequence CGATCTTCGCGCTGCTCGATCCCGAGGAGCGCACCACGCTGGGCGGCCTGCTGGACGAGCGCCACTTCGACAAGGGCGAGACCATCTTCTCCTTCGGGGACCCCGGCGACGCCCTCTTTATCGTGCGCCAAGGCGCGGTCCAGGTCTATTCCGAGGACACCGAGGGCTCCAAGATCATCCTGGGGGAGAACCAGGCGGGCGACGTCTTCGGGGAGATCTCGCTGTTCGATGGCGGGCCGCGCACCGCCACCGCGGTGGCGGTGGAGGAGACCGACTGCTTCACCCTGGACCGCGAGAACCTGCTCGACCTGGTCACCCACCATCCTCACGCCGCCCTCGACCTGCTCACGGTGATGGGGCGGCGGCTGCGCACTACCGACGAACTGCTGCGCACCCACGTCACCCGCAACCTCAACGTCGAGGAGGAGGAGCGGCTGACCCTGGGCGAGCGCATCGCCGACCGCGTGGCCACCTTTGGCGGCTCCTGGACCTTCATCATCACCTTCGCGGGCGTGCTGGTGGCCTGGGTGGTGACCAACACGGTGCTGCTGGCCCTCCATCCCTTCGATCCCTATCCCTACATCCTGCTCAACCTCTTCCTCTCCATGCTGGCGGCGCTGCAGGCCCCGGTGATCATGATGAGCCAGAACCGGCAGGCGGCGAAGGACCGGCTGAAGGCCGACCTGGATTACGAGGTCAACCTCAAGGCGGAGCTGGAAGTGGCGCAGTTGCACAACAAGATCGACCGCGTCTACGAGCAGATGCAGGCCGGCTTCGCGCGCCTGGAGAAGCAGCGCGGCGCGACCCAGGGCGGCATGCCCACCGACAATGGGCGCAGGCCCACGGTCTCCTAG
- the mnmE gene encoding tRNA uridine-5-carboxymethylaminomethyl(34) synthesis GTPase MnmE: MHLDDTIVAVSTPPGRGGIGVVRLSGPEARAIAAPLLRLKSALEPQRALFGELVEPASGERLDEVVVTFFPKPHSYTTDDVVEISAHGAPVVLRRAVELCLERGARLAEPGEFTLRAFLHGRLDLTQAEAVRDLIESQTLYQAKVAAQQLEGALSRRLAPIKEKLVGLIALLEAGIDFAEDDVPVLPDPQIAHSILQVREPLAALAESFAYGKVVHEGMTLAIVGRPNVGKSSLFNRLVERERAIVTASPGTTRDLVSETVALAGIPVHLVDTAGLRQALDEAESLGVQKSMEALADADLVLVVLDASQPRAREDEELLAQVGERAFIVVANKWDLRSASTRNREPGTGNFLPTSALTGEGIPELREEILRHVRGEAGAQAESGFLTNARHQALVRESLAALDAATQAARNRIPHEMILLDLYTALRPLDAITGQTTADDILNRIFSSFCIGK; the protein is encoded by the coding sequence GTGCACCTGGACGACACCATCGTGGCCGTGTCCACGCCGCCGGGGCGCGGCGGCATCGGGGTGGTGCGGCTGTCGGGGCCGGAAGCGCGCGCCATCGCCGCGCCGCTCTTGCGCCTGAAGAGCGCGCTGGAGCCGCAGCGCGCCCTCTTCGGCGAACTGGTGGAGCCCGCGTCGGGCGAGCGCCTCGACGAGGTGGTGGTCACCTTCTTCCCGAAGCCGCACTCCTACACCACCGACGACGTGGTCGAGATCTCCGCCCACGGCGCGCCCGTGGTGCTGCGGCGCGCGGTGGAGCTGTGCCTGGAGCGGGGCGCGCGCCTGGCCGAGCCCGGGGAGTTCACGCTGCGCGCCTTTCTGCATGGCCGGTTGGACCTGACCCAGGCGGAGGCGGTGCGCGACCTGATCGAGTCGCAGACCCTCTACCAGGCCAAGGTGGCGGCGCAGCAGTTGGAGGGCGCGCTCTCGCGCCGGCTCGCTCCTATCAAGGAAAAGCTGGTGGGGCTGATCGCGCTGCTGGAGGCGGGCATCGACTTCGCCGAGGACGACGTGCCCGTGCTTCCCGATCCGCAGATCGCCCACTCCATCCTCCAGGTGCGGGAGCCGCTGGCCGCGCTGGCGGAGAGCTTCGCCTACGGCAAGGTGGTGCACGAAGGCATGACCCTGGCCATCGTGGGGCGTCCCAACGTGGGCAAGAGCTCGCTCTTCAATCGCCTGGTGGAGCGCGAGCGCGCCATCGTGACCGCGTCGCCGGGCACGACCCGCGACCTGGTGAGCGAGACGGTGGCGCTCGCCGGCATCCCCGTGCACCTGGTGGACACCGCCGGGCTGCGCCAGGCGCTGGACGAGGCCGAGAGCCTCGGCGTCCAGAAATCCATGGAGGCGCTGGCCGACGCGGACCTGGTGCTGGTGGTGCTCGACGCCTCGCAGCCGCGCGCGCGCGAGGATGAGGAACTGCTGGCCCAGGTGGGCGAGCGCGCCTTCATCGTCGTCGCTAACAAGTGGGACCTGCGCAGCGCCTCAACCAGGAACCGGGAACCGGGAACTGGGAACTTCCTTCCGACTTCTGCTCTGACCGGCGAGGGCATCCCCGAATTGCGGGAGGAGATCCTGCGGCACGTGCGCGGAGAGGCGGGGGCGCAGGCGGAGAGCGGCTTTCTGACCAACGCGCGCCACCAGGCGCTGGTGCGGGAGTCGCTGGCGGCGCTGGACGCGGCCACCCAGGCCGCGCGCAACCGCATCCCCCACGAAATGATCCTGCTCGACCTCTACACCGCGCTGCGGCCGCTGGACGCCATCACCGGCCAGACCACCGCCGACGACATCCTCAACCGCATCTTCAGTTCGTTCTGTA